A single region of the Methanococcoides sp. AM1 genome encodes:
- a CDS encoding DEAD/DEAH box helicase has protein sequence MDVPQLINTIRSSRRYEGQIVHVETIPPKEPEYEDVELKPLVMYALSEMGIEKLYTHQAEAIGTVKRGKHLGLSTSTASGKSMCYMLPIFEKLMEDPNATALYISPLNALVNDQLDTFQNFRDLMGIEMNINRFIGTMSSEEKSAVKYGNPRILFTNPEMLHLSFLQWKHQWKKFLSNLKFIVLDESHSYSGVMGSNMANLLRRLNRVCDHYGSKPQYICCTATIGNPEEHTSALIGKDVTLVNKDGSGSGMQKFIFWNPPLYTRSRSNNFTLRRASFGETVDLFTTFVQNDLQTIVFARSRQKVERMYVEAKQRLEQRGEQKIISPYRGGYHGNEREAIEKGLSSGNVAGVISTMALELGIDIGGLDACIMDGFPGTIMSARQQSGRAGRGSQESVVALVADSNALDQYYMRNPTDLFKKECEEAVINVSNRYIQAGHLLCAARELALRPEDEKYFGSDFAEIIAVLEEEGLLEGDREKVCTDGKAHMRVSIRGIDGDGYTIFEKGSRAPLEKDIGRLRAYREAFKGAVYINKGTPYSVTELDHEKQVIRVEKAKDGYYTRSQVASDIQIVDVIDTKPLQTCDGVTVGFGDVDVTQQVTGFKRFMQRTDEELGQFSLTMPKFSLETEALWLEFPEYLADLVEKYERDFNGGIHAIEHAIIAMYPLHLLADRNDVGGVSTPEHTDLNKKSGIFVYDGHAGGVGYAEAGYGRIVEMLEVTLKAIESCPCKDGCPSCIQSPKCGNNNNPLDKDAAIMILRKMLGKPEYIPKRKHLSEISKQRPGSPALNRQNEKKDQNDTADALNRARRKLKRQGSGSAAEWVKMGIAAGRDEKDHKKACECFDRALQLEPDNSTALSNKGVTYIMMGKHTLALQCFNRLLELGYGKSHVVWKNKGTALRLLGDRAGAIEAYNEALRIKPDDVGTKQMRDKLREADNALYGRDDL, from the coding sequence ATGGATGTTCCTCAACTGATCAATACTATCCGTTCCTCGCGCAGGTATGAAGGCCAGATCGTACACGTTGAGACCATTCCTCCAAAAGAGCCAGAATATGAGGACGTGGAACTGAAACCGCTGGTAATGTATGCTCTCAGCGAAATGGGTATTGAGAAGCTTTACACTCATCAGGCAGAGGCCATCGGGACAGTAAAAAGAGGCAAACACTTGGGCCTTTCTACCAGCACAGCAAGCGGTAAATCCATGTGCTATATGCTTCCCATCTTCGAGAAATTAATGGAAGATCCCAATGCAACTGCTCTTTATATTTCACCTTTGAACGCACTGGTCAATGACCAGCTTGATACATTTCAGAATTTCCGCGATCTCATGGGCATCGAGATGAACATCAACCGGTTCATCGGTACAATGTCATCGGAGGAGAAATCCGCGGTAAAATACGGAAATCCCAGAATACTTTTTACTAATCCGGAAATGCTCCATTTAAGCTTTCTGCAATGGAAACACCAGTGGAAGAAGTTCCTCTCTAACCTGAAGTTCATCGTTCTGGATGAGAGCCATTCCTACAGCGGTGTCATGGGAAGCAACATGGCAAACCTTCTCAGGCGGCTAAATCGTGTTTGTGATCATTACGGATCTAAACCGCAGTACATCTGCTGTACAGCTACCATTGGCAATCCGGAAGAACATACATCTGCCCTGATAGGCAAAGATGTGACACTGGTCAATAAGGATGGTTCAGGCAGCGGAATGCAGAAGTTCATCTTCTGGAACCCTCCTCTTTATACCCGTTCCCGCTCCAACAATTTCACACTCAGGAGAGCAAGTTTTGGTGAGACCGTTGATCTCTTCACTACCTTTGTGCAGAATGACCTCCAGACCATTGTTTTTGCAAGATCAAGGCAGAAGGTCGAAAGAATGTACGTTGAAGCAAAACAGAGACTTGAGCAGCGAGGCGAGCAAAAGATCATCAGCCCTTACAGGGGTGGCTATCACGGGAATGAACGTGAAGCGATCGAGAAGGGACTCTCAAGTGGGAATGTTGCAGGTGTCATCTCTACTATGGCTCTCGAACTTGGTATTGATATTGGCGGTCTGGACGCCTGTATAATGGATGGTTTCCCAGGGACCATCATGAGCGCTAGGCAGCAATCCGGACGAGCAGGGCGTGGAAGTCAGGAAAGTGTTGTTGCCCTTGTGGCTGATTCTAATGCACTTGACCAGTACTATATGAGAAATCCAACTGACCTTTTCAAGAAAGAATGTGAGGAGGCTGTTATCAATGTCTCCAATCGTTATATTCAGGCTGGCCATCTGCTCTGTGCAGCAAGGGAACTCGCATTAAGGCCGGAAGACGAGAAGTATTTTGGCAGTGATTTTGCCGAGATAATAGCAGTGCTTGAAGAAGAAGGATTGCTAGAAGGCGATCGCGAAAAAGTTTGTACGGACGGCAAGGCTCACATGCGTGTGTCCATCAGGGGAATTGATGGCGATGGCTACACCATTTTTGAGAAAGGAAGCCGTGCTCCCCTGGAAAAGGATATTGGCAGGCTAAGGGCATACAGAGAGGCTTTCAAGGGTGCTGTTTACATCAACAAAGGCACTCCTTATTCTGTTACTGAACTTGACCATGAGAAACAGGTCATCCGAGTGGAAAAAGCAAAGGATGGATATTACACAAGGTCACAGGTAGCTTCAGACATACAGATAGTGGATGTGATCGATACGAAGCCTCTTCAGACCTGTGATGGTGTCACTGTTGGCTTTGGTGATGTTGACGTCACCCAACAGGTGACCGGATTCAAGAGGTTCATGCAGCGTACTGATGAGGAGCTTGGACAATTTTCCCTCACGATGCCAAAATTTAGTCTTGAGACCGAAGCCCTTTGGCTTGAGTTTCCTGAATACCTTGCCGACCTGGTGGAAAAGTATGAAAGGGATTTCAATGGCGGCATCCATGCCATTGAGCATGCAATTATAGCAATGTATCCGCTTCACCTTCTTGCTGACAGGAACGATGTGGGTGGAGTTTCCACTCCTGAACATACTGACCTGAATAAGAAGAGCGGGATCTTCGTCTATGACGGTCATGCCGGGGGTGTCGGATATGCTGAAGCTGGTTATGGCAGGATCGTCGAAATGCTCGAAGTGACACTGAAGGCTATAGAGAGCTGTCCCTGCAAAGACGGATGCCCAAGCTGTATCCAGTCCCCTAAGTGTGGTAATAACAACAATCCTCTGGATAAGGATGCGGCAATAATGATCCTCAGGAAGATGCTTGGCAAACCAGAATATATCCCGAAGAGGAAACACCTATCTGAGATATCAAAGCAGAGGCCAGGATCTCCTGCTCTGAACAGGCAGAATGAGAAGAAGGATCAGAACGATACTGCTGATGCATTGAACAGGGCAAGAAGGAAGCTGAAGCGTCAGGGGTCAGGATCAGCTGCCGAGTGGGTCAAAATGGGGATAGCTGCCGGCAGGGATGAGAAGGATCACAAAAAGGCATGTGAGTGTTTTGACAGGGCTCTTCAGCTGGAGCCGGATAACAGTACAGCACTTTCGAATAAAGGTGTCACATACATAATGATGGGAAAGCATACGCTGGCACTGCAATGCTTTAACAGGTTGCTGGAGCTTGGTTATGGGAAAAGCCATGTGGTCTGGAAGAACAAGGGTACAGCTTTGAGACTTCTTGGGGATCGTGCAGGTGCTATTGAAGCATACAACGAGGCCCTCAGGATAAAACCGGATGATGTCGGGACAAAACAAATGAGGGATAAATTAAGGGAAGCTGATAATGCTCTGTATGGTCGCGATGACCTATGA
- a CDS encoding DUF169 domain-containing protein has protein sequence MDLKEINEFGKQLTEKLNLKTKPVAVSLIPEGHAIPEGIEKIDESTRHCQMVDIVRKTGKQFYATADEQMCKGGSSVLGLQEMPHKLATGDTYYNLKRFSTINAARRTMEKVTKVEAGTTKAVVYGPLESATFKPDVVVIVTSPKQVMQLSQALIYKFGGRVEASFAGIQSVCADGVALPYKEGKISVTVGCGGSRKFANIADDELIIGIPVERLHDLVEAINEMFA, from the coding sequence ATGGATCTCAAGGAAATAAACGAATTTGGAAAGCAGCTGACAGAAAAGCTCAACCTTAAGACAAAACCGGTTGCAGTCTCACTTATTCCGGAAGGACATGCCATACCTGAAGGCATCGAAAAGATAGATGAGAGCACAAGGCACTGCCAGATGGTGGACATTGTCAGGAAGACCGGAAAGCAGTTCTATGCTACAGCAGATGAACAGATGTGCAAGGGTGGATCTTCTGTATTGGGTTTGCAGGAAATGCCACACAAACTGGCTACCGGTGACACCTACTACAACCTCAAGCGTTTCAGCACCATCAATGCAGCAAGACGTACAATGGAAAAGGTAACAAAGGTAGAGGCAGGAACCACAAAAGCAGTCGTATACGGACCACTCGAAAGTGCAACCTTCAAGCCTGATGTAGTTGTTATCGTAACCTCACCAAAACAGGTCATGCAGCTCTCCCAGGCATTGATCTACAAGTTTGGTGGCAGGGTAGAAGCAAGCTTTGCAGGTATTCAGAGTGTTTGCGCAGACGGTGTTGCCCTTCCATACAAGGAAGGTAAGATCAGCGTAACAGTCGGATGTGGAGGAAGCAGGAAGTTCGCAAACATCGCAGATGATGAGCTTATCATCGGAATCCCTGTTGAAAGACTTCACGACCTCGTGGAAGCTATAAATGAGATGTTCGCCTGA
- a CDS encoding DUF169 domain-containing protein: MDYAKMSEKLIEALELNGKPVAISLLKREKDIPEGLEKIENPRRYCQMLQDARFNNTVTFATMDEHACKGGAAAIGLQDYPDKIKSGELYFDKLGKEISLSVAKRVVDNMPRPAPGSTVATIVAPLESTPTKPDVIIVIGNTLVARRIAHSVIYRRGGRMTANFAGIQSTCADATGSPYTTGEVNISIGCDGAAKNAGLKDDEMVVGIPEEQLEDITNILEMKAGAWNDWMRS; the protein is encoded by the coding sequence ATGGATTATGCAAAAATGAGTGAGAAACTTATTGAGGCACTGGAACTTAACGGGAAACCAGTAGCAATATCATTATTAAAGAGAGAAAAAGACATCCCTGAAGGCTTAGAAAAGATTGAAAATCCGAGAAGATACTGCCAGATGCTTCAGGATGCCAGGTTCAACAATACTGTCACTTTTGCTACCATGGATGAGCATGCCTGCAAAGGTGGTGCTGCAGCCATTGGATTGCAAGACTATCCTGACAAGATCAAAAGTGGAGAATTGTATTTTGATAAACTTGGTAAGGAAATCTCCCTGAGTGTCGCTAAGCGTGTTGTAGACAACATGCCAAGACCTGCTCCCGGATCGACCGTTGCAACCATTGTTGCTCCACTGGAAAGCACACCAACAAAACCTGACGTTATTATTGTGATAGGAAACACCCTTGTAGCCAGAAGGATCGCACATTCCGTGATCTACAGGCGCGGTGGTCGTATGACTGCAAACTTTGCAGGCATCCAGTCTACATGTGCAGATGCTACCGGTTCACCTTACACAACCGGAGAAGTTAACATCTCTATTGGATGTGATGGTGCTGCCAAGAATGCAGGACTCAAGGATGATGAGATGGTTGTAGGTATTCCTGAAGAACAGCTTGAGGACATTACGAATATCCTTGAAATGAAGGCCGGGGCCTGGAACGACTGGATGAGATCTTAA
- a CDS encoding NifB/NifX family molybdenum-iron cluster-binding protein gives MKICVTATDKNIDAAMDSRFGRCPYFVLVDPETMEFKAVDNAAASASGGAGIQAAQNISDKGIDVLLTGNVGPNAFPILSAAGIKVMTGASGSIKDAIRQYKEGQLNETGAPTAQAHASMAAPGRGMGGSGRSSGSGRGMGGGGGAGRGGGNR, from the coding sequence ATGAAGATATGTGTAACAGCCACAGATAAAAATATTGATGCAGCAATGGATTCACGTTTTGGAAGATGCCCGTACTTTGTTCTTGTAGATCCGGAAACAATGGAATTCAAAGCAGTTGATAACGCAGCAGCTTCAGCATCAGGCGGAGCAGGTATACAGGCTGCTCAGAACATTTCTGACAAAGGGATCGATGTTCTCCTTACCGGTAACGTCGGGCCCAACGCTTTCCCGATCCTTTCCGCAGCCGGAATTAAAGTAATGACAGGAGCCAGTGGCTCAATCAAAGATGCGATCCGCCAGTACAAAGAAGGTCAGTTGAATGAAACCGGTGCTCCGACAGCACAAGCACATGCTTCTATGGCTGCACCCGGCAGAGGCATGGGTGGAAGTGGCAGGTCCAGTGGGTCCGGCAGAGGAATGGGAGGCGGTGGCGGAGCTGGCAGAGGCGGAGGAAATCGTTAA
- a CDS encoding Coenzyme F420 hydrogenase/dehydrogenase, beta subunit C-terminal domain — MSEEYKWFLKDAVVDTGMCTLCGACAAVCPYEIIEFDENGPKLKEECYRNGEGACKDVCQRVMTDAARISMNVFNFKSLPPSPIGQYQKIVSARATDPSIAKKGQDGGAVTALLGYCFDNGLIDGAVTTAGFTKPDSCIVASKEELMDTQGAKYSTVPVMAALRQSKDEMKNVAMVGVPCQTYGTRRTQFFTGLNVHPMEVGMNGEKADIPNIPYTIGLFCMENFNYEKLSEHMKSIGIDLDKIRKYAIRLDEMIVTTDDGEIEISLKDIADCVWDGCRICRDAVSKVADISAGHVGSSTGWTTLIARNDKGLALLEAAEKAGYIETIDDVDISMLEDFASIKMRKFNKELDKRLDNEKKVNFYWVRDYPGVRPEANGTNFVKIKTNSGIVQHDYIARVAELAEKYGDGSLELTTRKSVEIQGVKGENVDGLMADVYGSGLKTIGMGYANACPGMDYCPEGLVTTKDIANELTMQFAQKLTPHKMKVGVAGCPNSCVRAENNDIGIVGQLRPKVDTEKCTGCGRCSELCKLNAISVTSGKAVIDRDLCINCGWCVRGCPHEAAVESERGYSVWIGGNDARRPTNGVLLKAFCTKEEIPALIDKVGKTFVKYRTKPGKERLGNIIELVGEGQFISEVLKE, encoded by the coding sequence ATGTCAGAAGAATATAAATGGTTCTTAAAAGATGCAGTTGTAGACACCGGAATGTGCACTTTATGCGGTGCCTGCGCTGCGGTTTGCCCTTATGAGATCATCGAATTCGATGAGAACGGGCCAAAATTAAAGGAAGAATGCTACAGGAACGGAGAAGGTGCCTGCAAGGATGTTTGCCAGCGTGTCATGACAGATGCAGCCCGTATATCCATGAACGTGTTCAATTTTAAATCACTGCCACCATCACCTATCGGCCAGTATCAGAAGATCGTTTCTGCAAGGGCTACAGATCCCTCAATAGCCAAGAAGGGGCAGGATGGCGGCGCGGTGACCGCACTTCTCGGATACTGTTTTGACAATGGTCTCATTGATGGTGCTGTCACCACTGCAGGTTTTACAAAACCGGATTCCTGCATTGTTGCAAGCAAAGAAGAACTTATGGATACCCAGGGTGCCAAATATTCAACAGTTCCTGTGATGGCCGCACTGCGCCAGAGCAAGGATGAAATGAAAAATGTCGCAATGGTAGGTGTTCCATGCCAGACATACGGAACCAGAAGGACACAGTTCTTCACAGGCCTGAACGTTCACCCGATGGAAGTCGGAATGAATGGTGAAAAAGCTGACATCCCGAATATACCATATACGATCGGTCTGTTCTGCATGGAGAACTTTAACTATGAAAAGTTATCCGAGCACATGAAAAGCATAGGTATTGACCTGGACAAGATCCGGAAATATGCCATCAGGCTTGATGAAATGATCGTTACTACCGATGATGGGGAAATTGAGATCTCCCTGAAGGATATCGCTGACTGTGTGTGGGATGGATGCCGTATCTGCAGGGACGCTGTTTCAAAAGTTGCAGACATATCAGCAGGACACGTTGGCTCATCTACCGGATGGACCACTTTAATAGCCCGTAATGACAAGGGGCTGGCACTTCTTGAAGCAGCAGAAAAGGCTGGATACATAGAAACAATCGATGATGTCGACATCAGCATGCTAGAGGACTTTGCATCTATTAAGATGAGAAAGTTCAATAAAGAACTTGATAAACGTCTTGATAATGAAAAGAAAGTGAACTTTTACTGGGTACGTGATTATCCTGGTGTCAGACCTGAAGCAAATGGCACGAATTTCGTGAAGATCAAAACTAACTCCGGTATCGTGCAGCATGATTACATTGCCAGGGTTGCTGAACTTGCAGAGAAATATGGTGACGGTAGCCTTGAGCTTACCACAAGAAAGAGCGTTGAGATACAGGGTGTCAAAGGCGAAAATGTCGATGGCCTGATGGCCGATGTCTATGGCAGCGGACTCAAGACCATTGGAATGGGTTATGCTAACGCTTGTCCTGGAATGGATTACTGTCCTGAGGGACTTGTTACTACTAAGGACATTGCAAATGAACTTACCATGCAGTTCGCCCAAAAGCTCACTCCACACAAGATGAAGGTAGGTGTGGCCGGATGTCCGAACAGTTGTGTCAGAGCAGAAAACAATGACATTGGTATTGTCGGTCAGCTCCGTCCGAAGGTCGATACGGAAAAATGTACCGGATGCGGACGATGCAGCGAATTGTGCAAACTGAATGCTATCTCTGTGACCTCAGGAAAAGCTGTTATTGACAGGGACCTCTGCATCAACTGTGGATGGTGTGTCAGAGGGTGCCCACATGAGGCTGCTGTTGAAAGTGAGAGAGGTTATTCTGTATGGATCGGCGGGAATGATGCAAGAAGACCAACAAATGGTGTTCTCCTGAAGGCATTCTGTACAAAAGAAGAGATCCCTGCCCTGATAGACAAGGTTGGTAAGACCTTTGTCAAATACCGGACCAAACCCGGAAAGGAGCGGCTTGGTAATATCATTGAACTGGTAGGAGAAGGCCAGTTTATCAGTGAAGTTCTGAAAGAATGA
- a CDS encoding cation diffusion facilitator family transporter encodes MAVKEKLQLGAKASKNSTFALVFLAAIKGTVGFYSGSSSLIADAIHTSMDIFTSLAVWIGLRLSLKSSGEHFPYGYYKAENLVALLVSILILLSGFELVRGALETIKDPVELEHQGLALGAAVFSVITIYALSQYKFKIGRQIGSQALIADATHSYTDVFSSMIVVVAIIGSMFGMSWLDSAGVLLISLIIFKLGITTAKESALTLMDAWLDRDSIEHIRNTVGQIPGVNKVDDIRLRRSGLVVFGEMQVESAGEYDLKRVEMLSVEIEEAVKSEIPNLEHISVDVKPGKISVLKVAIPVMKPEGLQSKLSRHIGKAPYYMFIQLEDNKIMDWDIGENPAADLDRKRGVKTAEYLQEHGVNIVIIKDIGEGPFHKFHDSFIKLLEMPDDVEDVETLIEIISELSVITAPTE; translated from the coding sequence ATGGCTGTAAAAGAAAAACTTCAGTTAGGTGCTAAGGCTTCAAAGAACTCTACCTTTGCACTGGTCTTTCTTGCAGCAATAAAAGGTACAGTGGGGTTCTATTCAGGAAGCTCTTCCCTGATCGCAGATGCTATCCATACATCAATGGATATCTTTACATCCCTTGCAGTGTGGATCGGGTTAAGACTAAGCCTGAAAAGTAGCGGGGAACACTTCCCTTATGGTTACTACAAGGCAGAGAATCTTGTGGCTCTTTTAGTATCAATTCTTATTTTATTATCCGGCTTTGAACTTGTTCGTGGAGCCCTGGAAACTATAAAGGATCCTGTTGAGCTGGAACATCAGGGACTGGCACTTGGGGCGGCTGTGTTCTCTGTAATTACTATCTATGCCCTTTCACAGTATAAGTTCAAAATAGGAAGGCAAATCGGTTCACAGGCACTGATCGCTGATGCTACTCATTCGTATACAGATGTATTTAGTTCCATGATCGTTGTTGTTGCTATTATCGGTTCGATGTTTGGCATGTCCTGGCTTGACAGTGCAGGAGTTCTTCTTATATCATTGATCATCTTCAAACTCGGGATCACCACAGCAAAGGAATCGGCACTGACCCTGATGGATGCATGGCTGGATAGGGATTCTATCGAGCATATCAGGAATACAGTAGGTCAGATCCCCGGTGTTAACAAAGTTGATGATATCAGGCTCAGAAGATCCGGCCTTGTGGTCTTTGGGGAGATGCAGGTAGAAAGTGCAGGAGAATACGATCTGAAAAGGGTTGAAATGCTTTCCGTTGAGATCGAAGAAGCAGTTAAAAGTGAAATACCAAATCTGGAACATATTTCAGTCGATGTAAAACCTGGAAAGATATCCGTGCTCAAGGTTGCGATCCCTGTAATGAAGCCAGAAGGATTACAGTCGAAGTTATCCAGGCATATCGGAAAAGCTCCTTATTATATGTTCATCCAGCTGGAAGACAACAAAATAATGGACTGGGACATTGGTGAGAACCCCGCTGCTGATCTGGATAGGAAAAGAGGCGTAAAGACGGCGGAGTACCTGCAGGAACATGGTGTTAATATTGTCATCATAAAGGATATCGGGGAAGGCCCATTCCATAAATTCCATGACAGCTTTATTAAACTGTTAGAGATGCCGGATGATGTGGAAGATGTTGAAACACTTATTGAAATTATCTCTGAGCTGAGTGTGATCACCGCTCCTACAGAATAA
- a CDS encoding ATP-binding protein yields the protein MKIAIASGKGGTGKTTVAVNLALSLKDAQLFDCDVEEPNCNLFLGYDLKKIEDVNVPTPVVDKNKCDLCGKCSEFCQFNALAVLPEDVMIFPTLCHGCGGCTIVCPNEAISEVDRKVGVIEGSVNEELVFYQGLLKIGEPMTSLVIKALQEHIDKNATAIIDAPPGTACPVIASVKNVDYCILVTESTPFGFHDLKLALDVMRILGIPFGVVINRCDIGDNRVEDYCVEEGIPILMKIPYDREIAKLYSQGIPFVNEMPEWKDRFLRLFRDVTSLSEMKDRPEQ from the coding sequence ATGAAAATTGCGATAGCAAGCGGAAAAGGTGGAACAGGTAAGACAACAGTGGCAGTAAATCTTGCACTTTCCCTAAAGGATGCACAACTGTTCGACTGTGATGTGGAAGAACCTAACTGCAATCTGTTCCTTGGGTATGATCTTAAGAAGATCGAGGATGTGAATGTTCCGACACCGGTTGTTGATAAGAATAAGTGTGACCTTTGCGGCAAATGTTCTGAGTTTTGCCAGTTCAATGCCCTTGCCGTTCTGCCTGAAGATGTAATGATCTTCCCAACACTCTGCCATGGATGTGGTGGATGCACTATTGTATGTCCGAATGAAGCTATCAGCGAGGTGGACAGGAAAGTCGGAGTTATCGAAGGTTCGGTAAATGAAGAACTCGTGTTCTATCAGGGACTGTTGAAGATAGGGGAACCCATGACATCACTTGTGATCAAGGCCCTGCAGGAGCATATCGATAAGAATGCGACTGCCATCATCGATGCACCTCCAGGTACTGCCTGCCCGGTCATTGCTTCAGTGAAGAATGTCGATTACTGTATCCTTGTGACCGAATCGACACCTTTTGGGTTTCATGACCTGAAGCTTGCTCTTGATGTTATGAGGATACTGGGAATACCTTTCGGTGTGGTGATAAATCGATGCGATATCGGTGACAACAGGGTGGAAGATTACTGTGTTGAAGAGGGGATCCCGATCTTGATGAAGATCCCTTACGATAGGGAGATCGCAAAGTTGTATTCGCAGGGCATTCCCTTTGTTAATGAGATGCCGGAGTGGAAGGACAGATTTCTCAGGCTTTTCAGGGATGTTACTTCACTCTCTGAAATGAAGGATCGTCCTGAACAATGA
- a CDS encoding CGGC domain-containing protein: MVKIGLVRCEMASRSCPGTSCFKAIKNGTGTLEEFKDEDIDIIGMVTCGGCPGRDSIRQIREMIRRGAEVIFLCTCMIKPIPNPPKCPYAEELAEAIRDMCDVRVIMGTH; the protein is encoded by the coding sequence ATGGTAAAGATCGGATTGGTAAGATGTGAAATGGCCTCAAGGTCCTGTCCGGGTACATCCTGTTTTAAGGCGATAAAGAATGGGACAGGTACACTTGAAGAGTTCAAGGATGAGGATATTGATATTATTGGCATGGTCACATGCGGAGGATGTCCGGGAAGAGATTCGATTAGACAGATCAGGGAAATGATAAGGAGAGGAGCTGAAGTAATATTCCTCTGCACCTGCATGATAAAACCGATCCCTAACCCGCCTAAATGTCCTTATGCTGAAGAACTTGCAGAAGCGATCAGGGATATGTGTGATGTCAGGGTCATCATGGGAACACATTGA
- a CDS encoding ATP-binding protein, whose product MKQLTIISGKGGTGKTTIAAAFASLADNAVIADCDVDAADMHLILDPKITETIDFYGLKEASIDDSLCIKCGLCKEACRFDAITDDIKIDSCECEGCGVCAHTCPEGAITMVERKAGEAYLSETRFGTMAHAKLSVGEEASGKLVAFVRENARDLADRYDKDLIIIDGPPGTGCSVIASITGVDMVAVVTEPSVSGIHDLERVLGVAGHFNIPAVVCINRYDINEDNTRVIEDYCRENGIDVVGKLPFSRIPTEAMIQEKTVIEYSDNEMSNEFSEKLKEIWDNIVRSLN is encoded by the coding sequence ATGAAACAGCTTACTATAATAAGCGGAAAAGGTGGCACAGGGAAAACTACTATCGCAGCAGCTTTTGCTTCACTTGCAGATAATGCTGTGATAGCTGACTGTGATGTGGATGCAGCCGATATGCACCTTATATTGGACCCGAAGATAACTGAAACAATCGATTTCTATGGGCTAAAGGAAGCATCCATTGATGACTCTCTGTGCATCAAATGTGGCTTGTGTAAAGAGGCCTGCAGGTTCGATGCAATTACTGATGATATCAAGATCGATAGCTGCGAATGCGAGGGCTGTGGGGTATGTGCCCATACCTGTCCTGAAGGAGCTATAACGATGGTCGAAAGAAAGGCAGGAGAAGCTTATCTTTCTGAAACCAGGTTCGGAACAATGGCACATGCAAAGCTCAGTGTAGGAGAGGAAGCAAGTGGTAAACTGGTAGCGTTTGTCAGGGAGAATGCCAGAGACCTTGCTGATAGATATGACAAAGACCTGATAATCATCGATGGTCCCCCTGGAACAGGTTGCTCTGTTATTGCTTCCATTACCGGTGTTGATATGGTTGCAGTCGTAACCGAACCCAGCGTATCAGGAATTCATGATCTCGAACGGGTTCTGGGCGTAGCCGGCCACTTTAATATTCCGGCTGTGGTCTGTATAAACAGGTACGATATAAATGAAGATAACACCCGTGTCATTGAAGATTATTGCAGAGAAAACGGGATCGATGTTGTGGGAAAACTTCCTTTTAGCAGAATTCCGACCGAGGCAATGATCCAGGAAAAAACAGTGATAGAATATTCAGATAATGAAATGTCAAATGAGTTTTCAGAGAAACTAAAAGAGATATGGGATAACATTGTGAGAAGCCTGAACTGA